One segment of Rosa chinensis cultivar Old Blush chromosome 6, RchiOBHm-V2, whole genome shotgun sequence DNA contains the following:
- the LOC112171296 gene encoding G-type lectin S-receptor-like serine/threonine-protein kinase LECRK4, with amino-acid sequence MDCNCEAAVFKNQQCRKQKLPLIFGRTPQTVVVTTFVKKITNDESSGTKRVSKGRKNVDRVIFISSIATLTFSLVIMAITGVVIYRYRVWDYRKVTNPAGESLIEGVTLRSYTYYELEKATKGFTNQVGKGAFGTVFKGVIGGREVAIKQLETVVHEGEQEFRNEMNAIGRTHNKNLVKLLGYCHDGTNRLLVYEYMTNGSLADFFFKSYGGRPTWEERVSIALNVAQGILYLHEDCERQIIHCDIKQENILMSEQKCAKLADFGLAKLLKTNQSRTYTGFRGTRGYVAPEWHRNTSITMKADVYSFGIVLLEIICCQRGSTMEIPEDLLTLENWMYHCLEANELDKLVKDDDEIDTSKLREMVKLGLCCIQEEPPLRPSMKKVVLMLEGILEIPPPPNSFSSRH; translated from the coding sequence ATGGATTGTAACTGCGAAGCTGCAGTATTTAAGAACCAGCAGTGCAGAAAACAAAAGCTTCCTCTAATATTTGGAAGAACTCCCCAAACCGTTGTGGTGACAACCTTTGTCAAAAAGATTACTAATGATGAGAGTTCAGGTACAAAAAGGGTGAGCAAGGGAAGAAAAAATGTCGACAGGGTCATATTTATTAGCAGCATTGCAACTTTAACTTTTTCACTTGTTATTATGGCAATTACTGGTGTTGTTATATATAGATATCGTGTTTGGGATTACCGAAAGGTTACAAATCCAGCTGGTGAATCGTTAATTGAAGGTGTTACACTCCGGTCATATACATATTATGAACTTGAAAAGGCAACCAAAGGCTTCACCAATCAAGTGGGAAAAGGAGCTTTTGGGACTGTTTTTAAAGGGGTGATTGGTGGGAGAGAAGTGGCAATCAAGCAACTAGAGACAGTGGTGCATGAAGGAGAGCAAGAGTTTCGAAATGAGATGAATGCAATTGGGAGAACTCATAACAAGAATCTAGTGAAATTGCTTGGCTACTGTCATGACGGAACAAATAGACTTCTGGTTTATGAGTACATGACCAACGGCTCACTTGCGgatttctttttcaaatcttaTGGTGGAAGGCCAACTTGGGAGGAAAGAGTCAGTATAGCCCTCAATGTAGCTCAAGGTATACTATATCTACATGAAGATTGTGAGAGACAAATCATTCATTGTGACATCAAACAAGAAAATATACTGATGAGTGAGCAGAAATGTGCAAAGCTTGCTGATTTTGGATTAGCCAAGCTGTTGAAAACCAATCAATCCAGGACATATACTGGCTTCAGAGGAACCAGAGGTTACGTTGCACCTGAGTGGCACAGGAACACGTCGATAACAATGAAAGCGGACGTGTACAGCTTCGGGATTGTATTGTTGGAGATCATATGCTGTCAGAGAGGTTCGACCATGGAGATACCTGAGGATCTATTAACTCTTGAGAATTGGATGTACCATTGTTTGGAGGCCAATGAACTGGATAAGCTagtgaaggatgatgatgagatTGACACGAGTAAACTACGGGAGATGGTTAAGCTTGGTCTTTGCTGCATCCAGGAGGAGCCACCATTGCGCCCTTCGATGAAGAAGGTGGTACTAATGCTGGAAGGGATTCTAGAGATACCACCCCCTCCAAATTCTTTCAGTTCTAGACATTGA
- the LOC112171297 gene encoding G-type lectin S-receptor-like serine/threonine-protein kinase LECRK3, which yields MLHVNQEPLPNDVRLTVRDSGVELISTSKSAFLIPILNSSQPAVRASLLDSGNFVLYNSDSNIILQTFDVPTDTIVSGQRLFAGAKLISSISNTNHSSGRFQLIMQGDGNLVQYPIGPFTVTGDQYAYWNTETSTAGTNVSLNLDQNEGLYLLNSTSFKISSLFSLQNSLSMNRGYRLMIDADGILRLYSYSLGQNDSWSIEWSPPIVDKCAPPGLCGLNSYCVLGEPEP from the coding sequence ATGCTGCATGTTAATCAAGAGCCACTACCTAATGATGTTAGATTGACTGTGAGGGACAGTGGAGTTGAGCTCATCTCAACAAGCAAGAGTGCCTTCCTTATACCAATTTTAAATTCTTCCCAGCCTGCTGTCAGGGCCTCCTTGCTTGATTCAGGTAACTTTGTGCTCTACAATTCTGATTCAAACATCATTTTGCAGACTTTTGATGTTCCAACAGATACCATTGTATCCGGGCAGCGTCTGTTTGCTGGAGCAAAGCTCATCTCCTCCATCTCGAACACGAATCACTCAAGTGGAAGGTTTCAACTGATCATGCAGGGAGATGGCAACCTGGTTCAGTATCCAATTGGCCCATTTACAGTGACAGGTGATCAATATGCTTATTGGAACACTGAGACATCCACAGCAGGGACCAATGTGTCCCTCAATCTTGATCAAAATGAGGGGCTCTATCTTCTTAATTCCACCAGTTTCAAGATAAGTAGTTTATTTTCTCTTCAGAATAGCCTTTCTATGAATCGTGGCTATCGTCTCATGATTGATGCTGATGGAATACTCCGGTTGTACTCCTACAGTTTGGGTCAGAATGATTCTTGGTCAATTGAGTGGTCACCACCAATTGTTGATAAGTGTGCTCCTCCTGGACTCTGTGGCCTAAATTCTTATTGTGTTCTTGGGGAACCGGAACCTTAA